Proteins encoded within one genomic window of Leptolyngbya sp. CCY15150:
- a CDS encoding NUDIX domain-containing protein has translation MARHPVQVAVAILHQDGQYLMQLRDDTPGILYPKCWAFFGGHLEGTEDPETGLRRELMEEIGYAPPEVTLFRQWGDEQVHRFVYHGPLTVPLEALQLNEGWDLGLLSPEDIRRGDRYSAVAQQTCSLGEVHQKLLLDFLEIHPHLGIPT, from the coding sequence ATGGCTAGGCATCCTGTTCAAGTGGCGGTGGCAATTTTACATCAAGACGGACAGTATTTGATGCAGCTCCGGGACGATACACCGGGTATTCTCTATCCCAAATGCTGGGCCTTTTTTGGCGGGCATCTAGAGGGCACAGAAGATCCAGAAACGGGGCTACGGCGAGAACTCATGGAAGAAATTGGCTATGCGCCCCCCGAGGTCACCTTATTTCGACAATGGGGGGATGAGCAGGTGCATCGATTTGTTTATCATGGGCCATTGACAGTGCCCCTAGAAGCACTTCAACTCAATGAAGGCTGGGATCTAGGTTTGCTCTCACCAGAGGATATTCGCCGAGGCGATCGCTATTCGGCCGTGGCCCAACAAACCTGTTCCCTGGGCGAGGTTCACCAAAAGCTTCTCTTAGATTTTTTAGAGATCCATCCCCATCTAGGAATCCCCACCTAG
- a CDS encoding 30S ribosomal protein S1 translates to MVNQKTPDIGFTHEDFAALLDKYDYHFSPGDIVAGTVFSLEPRGALIDIGAKTAAYIPIQEMSINRIETPEEVLQSNETREFFILTDENEDGQLTLSIRRIEYMRAWERVRQLQAEDATVRSSVFATNRGGALVRIEGLRGFIPGSHISTRKPKEDLVAEELPLKFLEVDEDRNRLVLSHRRALVERKMNRLEVGEVVIGTVRGLKPYGAFIDIGGVSGLLHISEISHDHIDTPHSVFNVNDEIKVMIIDLDAERGRISLSTKQLEPDPGDMVKNPSLVYDKAEEMAARYREQVMGLGQPSAEEPVVEEEDVATEPVAVEEEPALAVED, encoded by the coding sequence ATGGTCAATCAGAAAACACCAGATATCGGTTTTACACACGAAGATTTTGCGGCACTCCTTGATAAGTATGACTATCATTTCAGCCCCGGCGATATTGTGGCTGGAACGGTTTTCAGCCTAGAGCCAAGAGGTGCTCTGATTGACATTGGTGCTAAAACAGCGGCCTATATTCCGATTCAAGAGATGTCAATCAATCGCATTGAAACCCCTGAAGAGGTGTTGCAATCGAATGAAACTCGCGAATTCTTCATTTTGACGGATGAAAATGAAGACGGTCAGCTAACACTGTCGATCCGACGTATTGAATACATGCGAGCCTGGGAGCGGGTTCGTCAGCTTCAAGCGGAAGATGCCACAGTACGCTCCAGTGTCTTTGCAACCAACCGAGGGGGTGCGCTGGTTCGCATCGAAGGTCTGCGCGGATTTATTCCAGGCTCTCACATCAGCACTCGTAAGCCGAAGGAAGACTTGGTGGCGGAAGAATTGCCGCTGAAGTTCTTAGAGGTTGATGAAGATCGCAACCGCCTTGTGCTCAGTCATCGTCGCGCCTTAGTTGAGCGCAAGATGAACCGCCTCGAAGTTGGCGAAGTTGTCATCGGTACAGTTCGTGGCTTGAAACCCTACGGTGCCTTTATTGATATTGGCGGCGTCAGCGGACTACTCCACATCTCTGAAATTTCCCACGATCACATTGATACTCCCCATAGTGTCTTCAATGTGAACGATGAAATTAAGGTCATGATCATTGACCTAGATGCTGAGCGCGGTCGGATTTCTCTGTCCACCAAGCAGCTTGAGCCAGATCCCGGTGATATGGTGAAGAATCCGTCTCTCGTCTATGACAAGGCAGAAGAGATGGCTGCTCGCTACCGTGAACAGGTGATGGGTCTAGGACAACCTAGTGCAGAAGAACCCGTCGTCGAGGAAGAAGACGTGGCCACTGAGCCCGTTGCGGTTGAAGAAGAGCCTGCTCTCGCCGTTGAAGACTAA
- the chlG gene encoding chlorophyll synthase ChlG, whose protein sequence is MSNPSPSDLPQPTPTPEAIAPESTGSGKARQLLGMKGADAGETSIWKIRLQLMKPITWIPLIWGVVCGAASSGGYVWSLEHVLVAAACMLMSGPLLAGYTQTINDFYDRDIDAINEPYRPIPSGAISIPQVLTQVWVLLIAGIAVSYALDLWAGHTFPILTALAAGGSFLSYIYSAPPLKLKKNGWLGNYALGASYIALPWCAGHALFGTLTPTIVVLTLFYSLSGLGIAIVNDFKSVEGDRQLGLQSLPVMFGVTTAAWICVLMIDIFQLGVAAYLVSIHQNLYATLLVLLIIPQITFQDMYFLRAPLENDVKYQASAQPFLVFGMLVTGLALGHVAL, encoded by the coding sequence ATGTCTAATCCATCTCCTTCTGACCTCCCTCAGCCTACCCCCACCCCCGAGGCGATCGCCCCTGAGTCTACCGGCAGCGGTAAGGCACGGCAACTGCTGGGCATGAAAGGAGCTGACGCGGGTGAAACCTCCATTTGGAAGATCCGCCTGCAGTTGATGAAGCCTATCACGTGGATTCCCCTGATCTGGGGGGTGGTCTGCGGAGCGGCTTCCTCCGGTGGCTATGTGTGGAGTCTAGAGCATGTGCTGGTGGCAGCGGCCTGTATGCTCATGTCTGGCCCGTTGCTGGCTGGTTATACGCAGACTATCAACGATTTCTACGATCGCGACATTGACGCCATCAATGAACCCTACCGCCCCATTCCCTCCGGTGCCATTTCCATTCCCCAGGTGCTTACCCAGGTCTGGGTGCTGCTGATTGCCGGGATTGCTGTTTCCTATGCCCTAGATCTGTGGGCAGGTCACACCTTCCCTATCCTGACAGCGCTGGCAGCGGGCGGCTCATTTTTGTCCTATATCTATTCCGCACCGCCCCTAAAGCTGAAGAAAAATGGCTGGCTGGGCAACTACGCCCTAGGCGCAAGCTACATTGCCCTACCCTGGTGCGCAGGTCACGCCCTGTTTGGTACCCTGACGCCCACGATTGTGGTACTCACCCTGTTCTACAGTCTTTCAGGGCTAGGTATTGCTATTGTCAATGATTTCAAGAGCGTGGAGGGCGATCGCCAACTAGGGCTGCAATCTCTGCCAGTGATGTTTGGTGTCACCACAGCCGCTTGGATCTGCGTCTTGATGATCGACATCTTCCAGCTAGGTGTCGCGGCCTACTTGGTTAGCATTCACCAAAATCTCTATGCCACGCTGCTGGTCTTGCTGATCATTCCCCAAATCACCTTCCAGGATATGTATTTCCTGCGGGCTCCCCTGGAAAACGACGTGAAATACCAAGCTAGCGCCCAACCCTTTTTGGTGTTTGGCATGTTGGTCACAGGGCTGGCTCTAGGGCATGTTGCGCTTTGA
- a CDS encoding DUF2811 domain-containing protein, translated as MNASVSILAEIPEDLHESLQGYLDNHPEWDQDRVFSAALSLFLLQNSQTTTPDATRSYRRAARVYLDTLFKHAV; from the coding sequence ATGAACGCAAGCGTCAGCATCTTGGCAGAAATCCCTGAAGATCTGCACGAGTCTCTTCAAGGCTATCTAGACAACCATCCAGAATGGGATCAAGATCGAGTGTTTTCCGCTGCTCTATCGCTGTTTTTGTTGCAGAATAGCCAGACCACTACTCCCGACGCCACGCGCTCCTATCGGCGGGCTGCCCGAGTTTACCTCGATACCCTCTTCAAGCACGCCGTTTAG
- a CDS encoding SprT family zinc-dependent metalloprotease, translating to MTLTSYQIRESRRAKYVNIKVSPHGSVEVVVPPNFDRHHLSEILAKRQGWITKTLNRLQAERLALSLESDDPCPTEIHFRSVDHHWSVQYCHQASHAITLTMTGDRILTLTGPVDDVAICQQALRAWLRQQAKAILIPWLLRISQEQDLPIQTISVRRQKTRWGSCSSQRNISLNDKLLFLPPQLVGSVLIHELCHTLEMNHSAAFWSLVAERDPHHAESDRLLDTAWRYIPNWVEPH from the coding sequence ATGACGTTAACGTCCTACCAAATTCGTGAGAGCCGCCGCGCTAAGTACGTCAACATTAAGGTATCTCCCCATGGCAGTGTGGAGGTCGTTGTGCCACCCAACTTTGACCGTCACCACCTGTCTGAGATTTTGGCAAAGCGACAGGGTTGGATCACCAAAACTCTCAATCGGCTGCAGGCAGAACGCCTAGCTCTGTCCCTAGAATCCGATGATCCTTGTCCCACAGAGATTCATTTTCGGTCGGTTGATCACCATTGGTCTGTCCAATACTGCCATCAAGCCAGTCATGCCATCACCCTGACGATGACCGGCGATCGCATCCTCACCCTCACGGGGCCCGTCGATGATGTGGCCATCTGCCAGCAGGCTTTACGGGCATGGCTGCGTCAGCAGGCGAAGGCTATCCTCATTCCCTGGCTCCTTCGGATCAGCCAAGAGCAAGATCTACCAATTCAAACTATATCCGTGCGACGGCAAAAGACTCGATGGGGCAGTTGCTCTAGCCAGCGCAACATAAGCCTCAACGATAAGCTCTTGTTCTTGCCGCCGCAGTTAGTAGGCTCTGTGTTGATCCATGAGCTTTGCCATACGCTGGAGATGAATCATTCCGCCGCATTTTGGTCCCTTGTGGCTGAGCGTGACCCCCACCATGCCGAGAGCGATCGCCTGTTAGACACAGCTTGGCGCTACATTCCCAACTGGGTTGAACCTCATTAG
- a CDS encoding response regulator transcription factor — MNKICILLADDQPLLRQGLKVLLELEPDLVIVGEAATGQAAVQQALYLKPDVVLMDIRMPVMDGVAATAQIHHQLPTTKVLVLTTFDDDQYVTAAIQNGAVGYLLKDTPSEELAIAIRAIHKGYSQFSPGILQKMMADLTSPAPKSPDLPPGFQDLTHRERDVLRLIAQGASNREIAQQLYISEGTVKNHVTHILSRLELRDRTQAALFAQSVLDRLTEELP; from the coding sequence ATGAACAAAATTTGTATTCTCTTAGCTGATGATCAACCCCTCCTGCGCCAAGGGCTCAAGGTTTTGCTGGAGCTAGAGCCCGATCTCGTCATTGTGGGCGAAGCGGCCACAGGGCAGGCAGCCGTCCAGCAAGCCCTATATCTCAAGCCGGATGTGGTGCTCATGGATATTCGAATGCCGGTGATGGATGGGGTGGCAGCAACGGCCCAGATCCATCACCAGCTACCTACGACCAAGGTCTTGGTACTCACAACCTTTGATGACGATCAATATGTCACCGCAGCCATCCAAAACGGAGCGGTGGGCTATTTGCTCAAAGATACGCCATCAGAAGAGCTGGCGATCGCCATTCGAGCCATCCACAAAGGCTATAGCCAGTTCAGTCCTGGTATTTTGCAAAAAATGATGGCCGATTTAACCTCGCCTGCTCCCAAATCCCCAGATCTCCCCCCAGGTTTTCAAGATCTCACCCACCGAGAGCGGGATGTGTTGCGGCTGATTGCCCAGGGAGCAAGCAACCGAGAAATTGCCCAGCAGCTCTATATTTCGGAAGGCACGGTCAAAAATCACGTCACCCATATCCTGTCACGCCTGGAGCTTCGCGATCGCACCCAAGCTGCCCTCTTTGCCCAATCGGTTTTAGATCGCCTCACCGAGGAACTTCCATAA
- a CDS encoding Gfo/Idh/MocA family oxidoreductase, whose product MRVGVIGVGNMGQHHTRVLSLLKDVTLAGISDIDVERGIDTASKYRVRFFEHYQDLLEHVDAVCIAVPTRLHHAVGMACLQAGVHVLIEKPIAANIAEAESLVNAAAEARAILQVGHIERFNPAFQELSKVLKTDRILALEAHRMSPYSHRANDVSVVLDLMIHDIDLLLELAGAPVEKLTATGSRTTNSHHLDYVTATLGFANGVVATLTASKVTHRKIRQIAAHCQHSLTEADFLNNAILIHRQTTANCSTDYGQVLYRQDGLIEKVHTSNIEPLHAELEHFVTCVRGGDQPSVGGQQALKALRLASLIEQIASDDHQAWYQLSPELLYV is encoded by the coding sequence ATCAGGGTTGGCGTGATTGGGGTTGGCAACATGGGGCAACACCATACCCGTGTGCTCAGCTTGTTGAAAGATGTGACGCTAGCGGGGATTTCAGATATTGATGTCGAGCGCGGCATTGATACCGCCAGCAAATACCGGGTACGGTTTTTTGAACATTATCAAGACCTGTTAGAGCATGTAGATGCGGTTTGTATCGCTGTTCCCACCCGTCTACACCATGCGGTGGGCATGGCTTGCCTCCAAGCAGGGGTGCATGTGCTGATTGAAAAACCGATCGCCGCCAATATTGCTGAGGCTGAATCTTTAGTCAATGCCGCTGCTGAAGCCCGGGCGATTTTGCAGGTAGGACATATTGAGCGCTTTAATCCTGCCTTTCAAGAACTCAGCAAGGTTCTAAAAACCGACAGAATTTTGGCCCTAGAAGCCCATCGCATGAGCCCCTATTCCCATCGAGCCAATGATGTCTCGGTGGTGCTCGATCTGATGATTCACGATATCGATCTTTTGCTAGAACTAGCTGGAGCCCCGGTGGAAAAACTCACGGCAACCGGTAGCCGTACCACCAACTCCCACCACTTAGACTATGTCACCGCCACCCTAGGCTTTGCTAATGGCGTTGTTGCCACCCTCACAGCCAGCAAAGTCACCCATCGCAAGATTCGTCAGATTGCCGCTCACTGCCAGCACTCCCTCACCGAAGCCGATTTTCTCAACAATGCCATCCTCATTCATCGGCAGACTACGGCTAATTGCTCAACGGACTATGGGCAAGTGCTCTATCGGCAAGATGGCTTAATTGAGAAAGTTCATACCAGCAATATCGAGCCGCTCCATGCCGAGCTAGAACATTTTGTCACCTGTGTGCGCGGCGGCGATCAGCCCTCGGTGGGCGGGCAACAGGCCCTCAAGGCCCTGCGTCTTGCTAGCCTGATTGAGCAAATTGCTTCCGATGATCACCAAGCTTGGTACCAACTTAGTCCAGAATTGCTATACGTTTAG
- a CDS encoding MoxR family ATPase, which translates to MRDSIERLTQNLGQTIVGKTTAIRLVLVALFSGGHALLEDVPGVGKTLLAKSLARSIDGKFQRIQCTPDLLPSDVTGINIWNRRSEEFEFLPGPVFSNVLLVDEINRATPRTQSALLEVMEEQQVTLDGRSRQVLRPFFVIATQNPVEYQGTFPLPEAQMDRFMVSLSLGYPDEDEELQMLQRLQGGKTLDDLRPCFSLEEIEELRSLCQQVRVELPLQKYILELVRATRQDEEIRLGVSPRGSVALHRTAQTLAYLDGRDYATPDDVKLLAPYVLAHRLIPTSGRHAKAIVQRLVETVAIP; encoded by the coding sequence ATGCGAGATAGTATCGAACGACTTACGCAAAACCTAGGGCAAACGATCGTCGGTAAAACAACCGCCATCCGTTTGGTGTTGGTGGCCTTATTTTCTGGCGGTCATGCCCTATTGGAAGATGTCCCAGGGGTTGGCAAGACGCTGCTGGCTAAATCCTTAGCCCGATCGATTGACGGCAAATTTCAGCGCATTCAATGCACGCCGGATCTACTGCCGTCTGATGTGACGGGGATTAACATTTGGAACCGGCGCAGCGAAGAGTTTGAATTTTTGCCAGGGCCCGTGTTTTCCAATGTTTTGTTGGTAGACGAAATTAACCGAGCAACGCCCCGCACCCAGTCGGCCTTGCTAGAGGTGATGGAAGAACAACAGGTGACCCTTGATGGGCGATCGCGGCAGGTGCTTCGCCCATTTTTTGTGATCGCTACTCAAAATCCCGTGGAATATCAGGGCACATTTCCGCTGCCCGAGGCCCAGATGGATCGCTTCATGGTCTCTCTGAGCTTGGGGTATCCTGACGAAGACGAAGAACTCCAGATGCTGCAGCGTCTTCAGGGGGGTAAAACCTTGGATGACCTGCGCCCCTGTTTCTCGCTGGAGGAGATTGAGGAGTTGCGATCGCTCTGTCAGCAAGTGCGAGTAGAGCTGCCGTTGCAGAAGTATATTTTGGAACTCGTCCGGGCCACGCGCCAAGATGAAGAAATTCGTCTTGGGGTGAGTCCCCGTGGCAGCGTGGCGCTCCATCGGACAGCACAAACCCTCGCCTACCTAGATGGACGAGACTACGCTACCCCTGATGATGTCAAGCTTTTGGCTCCTTATGTGCTAGCTCATCGTCTGATCCCTACCAGTGGTCGTCATGCCAAGGCCATTGTTCAACGCTTAGTCGAAACGGTGGCCATCCCATAG